One genomic window of Azospirillum sp. TSH100 includes the following:
- a CDS encoding calcium-binding protein gives MRQFWGTSTNDAMTGTVFDDRLDGLDGDDRIDGAGGNDQLFGERGNDSLIGGLGNDQLHGGDGNDWLGDPYGGNEAGNDSMWGDSGNDQLFGGDGNDMLDGGTGDDILKGMRGDDTMIGGAGNDTLYDSYRDGGADLFRPGTGDDTMVSYTDGQVDRFLMEQATGGFGHDTINYFERGIDQIEFHGYTAAQMSVTTSGFQSVFSFADGSSLTVDQVGLTAGHDYIFT, from the coding sequence ATGCGCCAGTTCTGGGGGACTTCGACCAACGACGCCATGACCGGCACTGTCTTTGACGACCGTCTCGACGGTCTGGATGGCGATGACCGCATCGACGGCGCCGGCGGAAACGATCAGCTGTTCGGCGAACGGGGAAATGATTCTCTGATCGGTGGGCTGGGCAACGATCAGTTGCATGGCGGGGACGGCAATGACTGGCTCGGCGACCCCTATGGCGGAAATGAGGCCGGCAACGACTCCATGTGGGGCGACAGCGGCAACGACCAGTTGTTCGGCGGCGACGGCAACGACATGCTCGATGGCGGCACCGGCGACGACATCCTGAAGGGCATGCGCGGCGACGACACCATGATCGGCGGCGCCGGTAACGACACTTTGTATGACAGCTACCGTGACGGCGGGGCGGACCTGTTCCGGCCGGGCACTGGCGACGACACCATGGTCAGCTACACCGACGGGCAGGTCGACCGCTTCCTGATGGAGCAGGCCACCGGTGGCTTTGGCCACGACACCATCAATTACTTCGAGCGCGGGATCGACCAGATCGAGTTCCACGGCTACACGGCGGCCCAGATGTCGGTGACCACCAGCGGCTTCCAATCGGTCTTCTCCTTCGCCGACGGCTCGTCGCTGACCGTGGATCAGGTCGGGCTGACGGCTGGCCACGACTATATCTTCACCTGA
- a CDS encoding alpha-E domain-containing protein, whose amino-acid sequence MNLLSRYAECIFWMARYMERAENLARILDVHETFARDTRGATNWFSIVQLNADEKDFFSRHDRPTAEAVIHYYMFDGQNQNSLLSMLRMARENARTLRPWISTEMWTQINVFHNKLLEMSVKDVATQNLSKVCTWIKEECQTHTGITEGTFYRDQGWYFYQMGKYIERADQTTRLLDIKYHTLLPSPLDVGSTLDVSQWTTVLRSTAGYHAFRRVYPRGMSPTTVAGFMLFNEGFPRSVVMCVRQIDGVLTRMRSRYDLRGGSAAMERVDELLAALLSRPIDAVLRDGLHEYLDWIQQQLNIVTTEIAQAFFGVQPPLAVQSQSQ is encoded by the coding sequence ATGAACCTGCTGTCCCGTTACGCCGAGTGCATTTTCTGGATGGCCCGCTACATGGAGCGGGCCGAGAATCTGGCCCGCATCCTGGACGTGCACGAAACCTTCGCGCGCGACACCCGCGGGGCCACCAACTGGTTTTCCATCGTTCAGCTTAACGCCGACGAGAAGGACTTCTTCAGCCGCCATGACCGCCCGACGGCGGAGGCGGTCATCCACTACTACATGTTCGACGGGCAGAATCAGAATTCTCTGCTGTCGATGCTGCGGATGGCGCGGGAGAACGCGCGGACGCTGCGTCCCTGGATCTCGACCGAGATGTGGACGCAGATCAACGTGTTCCACAACAAGCTGCTGGAGATGTCGGTCAAGGACGTGGCGACTCAGAACCTGTCTAAGGTCTGCACCTGGATCAAGGAGGAGTGCCAGACCCACACCGGCATCACCGAGGGCACGTTCTATCGCGACCAGGGCTGGTACTTCTACCAGATGGGCAAGTACATCGAGCGGGCGGACCAGACGACGCGTCTGCTCGACATCAAGTATCACACGCTGCTGCCGTCGCCGCTCGACGTCGGCTCCACGCTGGACGTCAGCCAGTGGACGACGGTTCTGCGCAGCACCGCCGGCTATCATGCCTTCCGCCGTGTCTATCCCCGCGGCATGTCGCCAACCACCGTCGCCGGCTTCATGCTGTTCAACGAGGGGTTCCCGCGGTCGGTGGTGATGTGCGTGCGGCAGATCGACGGGGTGCTGACGCGGATGCGCTCGCGCTACGACCTGCGCGGCGGATCCGCGGCGATGGAGCGGGTGGACGAGTTGCTGGCCGCCTTGCTGTCCCGCCCGATCGATGCGGTTCTGCGGGACGGTCTGCATGAGTATCTCGACTGGATTCAGCAGCAGCTGAACATCGTGACGACGGAGATCGCGCAGGCCTTCTTCGGTGTCCAGCCTCCTCTGGCGGTTCAGAGCCAGTCGCAGTAA
- a CDS encoding arginyltransferase codes for MSVIQPPQRPLQQFFRSGPMPCPYLPGRVERKLFTRLIGPFATEVNSTLSRAGFRRSHDIVYRPVCPNCQACVPVRVPVAEFVPSRSQRRVLKLNEGVTLAERPAYATSEQYRLFSLYQNSRHGDSDMARMAMGDFAAMVDEGRADTNLLEARDERGQLVGCMLTDRLADGYSAVYSFYDAAQDRRSLGTFMILGLIERARLAGMPFVYLGYWIAHSRKMAYKAKFHPLECLGEDGWRRADIVPDGDAE; via the coding sequence ATGTCGGTCATCCAGCCGCCGCAGCGTCCATTGCAGCAATTCTTCCGGTCGGGGCCGATGCCCTGCCCATATCTGCCCGGACGTGTGGAGCGCAAGCTGTTCACCCGTCTGATCGGGCCCTTCGCGACCGAGGTGAATTCCACCCTGTCGCGGGCCGGCTTCCGCCGCAGTCACGACATCGTCTATCGCCCGGTCTGCCCGAACTGCCAGGCTTGCGTTCCGGTGCGCGTTCCGGTCGCGGAGTTCGTACCGAGCCGGTCGCAGCGCCGGGTGCTGAAGCTGAACGAGGGGGTGACGCTGGCCGAACGGCCAGCCTATGCCACCTCCGAGCAATACAGGCTCTTCTCGCTTTATCAGAATTCCCGTCACGGCGATTCCGACATGGCCCGCATGGCGATGGGCGATTTCGCCGCAATGGTGGACGAGGGCAGGGCGGACACGAACCTGCTGGAGGCGCGCGACGAGCGGGGCCAACTGGTCGGCTGTATGCTGACCGACCGATTGGCGGACGGCTATTCGGCGGTCTACAGCTTCTACGATGCGGCACAGGACCGTCGCAGCCTGGGCACCTTCATGATCCTGGGGCTGATCGAACGGGCGCGGCTGGCCGGCATGCCCTTCGTCTATCTGGGCTACTGGATCGCCCACAGCCGCAAGATGGCCTACAAGGCTAAGTTCCACCCGTTGGAATGCCTGGGTGAGGACGGCTGGCGCCGCGCGGACATCGTGCCTGACGGGGACGCGGAGTAA
- a CDS encoding PRC-barrel domain-containing protein, with amino-acid sequence MDHRRLSQRTLLPALPVLALLPVLTLGACASSDMGGVPSAEVATEPPVELVGLTVQTPDGRRILGNVTDLVIGPTNRVEQAIVTVGAPRFPTEHKVTVASDNLRYARNRQAVILTGMTAEQFADLPPVAGSDRMVSLGNNGGALPAGTAPTNWAGATTPAH; translated from the coding sequence ATGGACCATCGCCGCCTTTCCCAGCGCACGCTGCTTCCCGCCCTGCCGGTCCTTGCTCTCCTGCCGGTTCTGACATTGGGTGCCTGCGCCAGTTCCGATATGGGCGGCGTCCCGTCGGCGGAGGTGGCGACCGAGCCACCGGTGGAACTGGTCGGGCTGACCGTGCAGACGCCGGACGGCCGCCGCATCCTCGGCAACGTCACCGATCTGGTGATCGGGCCGACCAACCGGGTGGAGCAGGCGATCGTCACCGTCGGCGCCCCCCGCTTTCCGACCGAGCACAAGGTGACGGTCGCCAGCGACAATCTGCGCTACGCCCGCAACCGTCAGGCCGTGATCCTCACCGGCATGACGGCGGAGCAGTTCGCCGACCTGCCGCCGGTTGCCGGAAGCGACCGCATGGTGTCGCTCGGCAACAACGGGGGGGCGTTGCCGGCAGGTACTGCCCCGACCAACTGGGCCGGAGCCACGACCCCGGCACACTGA
- the hisI gene encoding phosphoribosyl-AMP cyclohydrolase — translation MTDLPSIDPAPYDEVLAAIRFTADGLVPAIAQAEGTGEILMMAWMNRDAVVETLSTGRVCYWSRSRGGLWRKGETSGQMQRLKDFRVDCDGDTLLLIVEQDGVACHTGRRSCFYRAWRDGRLETIQEVQTDPAILYGGHSHSHG, via the coding sequence ATGACGGACCTACCGTCGATCGATCCAGCCCCCTATGACGAGGTGCTGGCCGCCATCCGCTTCACTGCCGACGGGCTGGTACCCGCCATCGCCCAGGCCGAAGGCACGGGCGAAATCCTGATGATGGCCTGGATGAACCGCGACGCGGTGGTGGAAACCCTGTCGACCGGCCGGGTCTGCTACTGGTCGCGATCGCGCGGCGGGCTGTGGCGCAAGGGTGAGACCTCCGGTCAGATGCAGCGCCTGAAGGATTTCCGGGTGGATTGCGATGGCGACACCCTGCTGCTGATCGTCGAGCAGGACGGCGTCGCCTGTCATACCGGCCGGCGCAGCTGCTTCTATCGTGCGTGGCGCGATGGACGGCTGGAAACGATCCAGGAGGTCCAGACCGATCCCGCCATTCTCTATGGCGGTCACTCGCACAGTCACGGCTGA
- a CDS encoding TRAP transporter large permease subunit has product MVEFVSANMAPLMFGALVIFLLMGFPVAFALAANGLVFGLIGIELGLLTPALLQALPERVFGIMRNDTLLAIPFFTFMGLILERSGMAEDLLDTIGQLFGPIRGGLAYAVIFVGALLAATTGVVAASVISMGLISLPIMLRYGYDRRVASGVIAASGTLAQIIPPSLVLIVLADQLGRSVGDMYAGALIPGLVLTGLYAGYILLTSIIKPEMVPALPPEARTLRGGKLLLRVITSLVPPLVLIFLVLGTIFIGIATPTEGGAMGAAGAILLALAKRQLSWSLMRQAMDSTAKLSSFVVFILIGSTVFGLVFRAVNGDLWVEHLLIGLPGGELGFLIVCNILVFVLAFFLDFFELAFIIVPLLGPVADKLGIDLIWFGVLLGVNMQTSFMHPPFGFALFFLRSVAPKTDYIDKITGKKIGKITTGQIYWGAVPFVIIQIIMVGLVIGFPQLVDAGRDKGPAINLNDVKIEIPAFDNQDVAPPFGAPGQPEQNPADDIMKQLQGK; this is encoded by the coding sequence ATGGTAGAGTTCGTATCCGCCAATATGGCGCCGCTCATGTTCGGCGCCCTGGTGATTTTCCTGTTGATGGGCTTCCCGGTCGCCTTCGCCCTGGCAGCCAACGGTCTGGTATTCGGGCTGATCGGCATCGAGCTGGGTCTGCTGACGCCAGCCCTGTTGCAGGCGCTGCCGGAACGCGTGTTCGGCATCATGCGCAACGACACGCTGTTGGCGATCCCGTTCTTCACCTTCATGGGCCTGATTCTCGAACGATCGGGGATGGCCGAGGATCTGCTCGACACCATCGGGCAGCTGTTCGGGCCGATCCGCGGCGGTCTGGCCTATGCGGTGATCTTTGTCGGCGCGTTGCTGGCGGCGACCACCGGCGTGGTCGCGGCCTCCGTCATCTCGATGGGCCTCATCTCCCTGCCGATCATGCTGCGCTACGGCTATGATCGCCGGGTCGCGTCGGGCGTCATCGCGGCCTCGGGCACGCTGGCCCAGATCATCCCGCCGTCGCTGGTGCTGATCGTGCTGGCCGACCAGCTCGGCCGTTCGGTCGGCGACATGTATGCCGGCGCGCTGATCCCCGGTCTGGTTCTGACCGGCCTTTATGCCGGCTACATTCTGCTGACCAGCATCATCAAGCCGGAAATGGTTCCGGCCCTGCCGCCGGAAGCCCGCACGCTGCGTGGGGGCAAGCTGCTGCTGCGCGTCATCACCTCGCTGGTGCCGCCGCTGGTGCTGATCTTCCTGGTGCTGGGCACCATCTTCATCGGCATCGCCACCCCGACGGAGGGCGGTGCCATGGGTGCCGCCGGTGCCATCCTGCTGGCACTTGCCAAGCGGCAGCTGAGCTGGAGCCTGATGCGTCAGGCGATGGACTCGACAGCCAAGCTGTCGTCCTTCGTGGTGTTCATCCTGATCGGTTCGACGGTGTTCGGTCTGGTGTTCCGCGCCGTCAATGGCGACCTGTGGGTGGAGCATCTGCTGATCGGCCTGCCGGGTGGCGAGCTGGGCTTCCTGATCGTCTGCAACATCCTGGTCTTCGTCCTGGCCTTCTTCCTCGATTTCTTCGAGCTGGCCTTCATCATCGTCCCCCTGCTGGGGCCGGTGGCGGACAAGCTGGGCATCGATCTGATCTGGTTCGGCGTGCTGCTGGGCGTCAACATGCAGACCAGCTTCATGCACCCGCCCTTCGGCTTCGCGCTGTTCTTCCTGCGGTCGGTGGCGCCGAAGACCGACTATATCGACAAGATCACCGGCAAGAAGATCGGGAAGATCACCACCGGGCAGATCTATTGGGGGGCGGTGCCCTTCGTGATCATCCAGATCATCATGGTCGGCCTGGTCATCGGCTTCCCGCAGCTGGTCGACGCCGGCCGCGACAAGGGACCGGCGATCAACCTGAACGACGTGAAGATCGAGATCCCGGCCTTCGACAATCAGGATGTGGCCCCGCCCTTCGGCGCTCCGGGCCAGCCGGAACAGAACCCGGCGGACGACATCATGAAGCAGCTTCAGGGCAAGTGA
- a CDS encoding TRAP transporter small permease subunit: MTGLLRLSGLIDAVNEGIGKLAYWLVLVAVVVSSVNAVIRYAANISSNAWLELQWYLFAAVFLLCAGYTFLRNEHIRIDIVLGRFSKRVQAWVDIFGILVFMFPMTILILKLSIPMFWDSFHTNEMSSDAGGLIRWPAKLLIPVGFFLLTAQGVSELIKRIAFLTGHRDEPGEKMHSHS, translated from the coding sequence TTGACAGGTCTGCTCAGACTTAGCGGGCTGATCGATGCCGTGAATGAAGGCATCGGCAAGCTCGCCTACTGGCTCGTGCTGGTCGCCGTGGTGGTCAGCTCGGTCAACGCGGTCATCCGCTATGCGGCGAACATCAGCTCCAACGCCTGGTTGGAGTTGCAATGGTATCTGTTCGCGGCGGTGTTCCTGCTGTGCGCCGGCTACACCTTCCTGCGCAACGAACACATCCGCATCGACATCGTGCTGGGACGCTTCTCCAAGCGGGTCCAGGCCTGGGTCGACATTTTCGGCATCCTGGTCTTCATGTTCCCCATGACGATCCTGATCCTGAAGCTGTCGATCCCGATGTTCTGGGACAGCTTCCACACCAACGAGATGTCGAGCGATGCTGGCGGTCTGATCCGCTGGCCCGCGAAGCTTCTGATCCCGGTCGGCTTCTTCCTGCTCACCGCACAGGGTGTGTCGGAACTGATCAAGCGCATCGCTTTTCTCACCGGCCATCGTGACGAGCCCGGCGAGAAGATGCACAGCCATTCCTAA